A genome region from Triticum aestivum cultivar Chinese Spring chromosome 2B, IWGSC CS RefSeq v2.1, whole genome shotgun sequence includes the following:
- the LOC123045960 gene encoding adenine phosphoribosyltransferase 2 → MGEQGTSGGEGGGNVVEAQAPAKKGNGRAADPRLQGISDAIRVVPHFPKPGIMFNDITALLLRPGVFKDAVDMFVERYRGMGIAAVAGIEARGFIFGPAIALAIGAKFIPLRKPGKLPGEVISENYTLEYGTDCLEMHVGAVEPGDRVVVVDDLVATGGTLSAAIKLLERAAADVVECACLIGLPKFKDFYKLDGKPVYILVESRK, encoded by the exons ATGGGGGAGCAGGGCAccagcggcggcgagggcggcggcaacGTGGTGGAGGCGCAGGCGCCGGCCAAGAAGGGCAACGGCCGCGCCGCCGACCCGCGCCTCCAGGGCATTTCCGACGCCATCCGCGTCGTCCCGCACTTCCCCAAGCCAG GGATCATGTTCAACGACATCACGGCGCTGCTGCTGCGGCCGGGCGTGTTCAAGGACGCCGTGGACATGTTCGTGGAGCGCTACCGCGGCATGGGCATCGCGGCCGTCGCAG GTATTGAAGCGAGAGGGTTCATATTTGGCCCGGCGATCGCGCTGGCTATCGGAGCCAAATTCATACCGCTGCGCAAACCCGGCAAACTCCCAG GTGAGGTGATTTCCGAGAATTATACGCTCGAGTATGGGACGGATTGCTTGGAGATGCATGTTGGAGCCGTCGAGCCCGGAGaccgtgtggtggtggtggatgatcTGGTTGCAACCGGTGGGACACTTTCAGCAGCCATAAAACTTCTTG AACGCGCCGCAGCTGACGTTGTTGAGTGTGCATGCCTCATCGGACTCCCTAAGTTTAAG GATTTCTACAAGCTCGATGGAAAGCCAGTTTACATACTGGTGGAGTCCCGCAAATAA
- the LOC123045961 gene encoding uncharacterized protein, with amino-acid sequence MNSAAETDAAGENGNPAAPVLVVERVVTVEYLEQSMSRGLLGKFPDSSAYDFDYCQSGIWSPVNKIPSESPASGSRDFLIAKLKRRARAGSRLKDAAGGGGSRSRWRRRRLRRDGSFLDLHETASRAKLDLSPPLPSPAPTKEGWRRVLTAAIRKFKARHRRSRPAPLLQMMLPML; translated from the exons ATGAACAGCGCGGCCGAGACGGACGCCGCCGGCGAGAACGGCAACCCCGCCGCCCCGGTGCTGGTGGTGGAGCGCGTGGTGACGGTGGAGTACCTTGAGCAGTCCATGTCGCGGGGCCTCCTCGGCAAGTTCCCCGACTCCTCCGCCTACGACTTCGACTACTGCCAGAGCGGCATCTGGTCCCCGGTCAACAAGATCCCCAGCGAGTCGCCGGCCTCCGGCTCCAGAGACTTCCTCATCGCCAAGCTGAAGCGCCGGGCGCGGGCCGGGAGCAGGCTCAAGGACGCTGCCGGCGGAGGCGGCAGCAGGTCgaggtggcggcgccggcggctgCGGCGGGACGGCTCTTTCCTCGACCTCCACGAGACGGCGAGCAGGGCGAAGCTGGACTTATCGCCGCCGCTGCCATCGCCTGCCCCCACCAAG GAGGGGTGGAGGAGGGTGCTCACGGCGGCCATCAGGAAGTTCAAGGCGCGGCACCGCCGGTCCCGGCCGGCTCCCCTGCTCCAGATGATGCTTCCAATGCTCTGA